From Enhydrobacter sp., the proteins below share one genomic window:
- a CDS encoding acyl-CoA--6-aminopenicillanic acid acyltransferase: MTAYAPFPLIDLRGGPRERGRSHGKAVPGRIGRGIKMYAESLLKNGVDWRELERRADAMVPMIETFDPAYVEEMRGIAEGSGEPFAGVVLMNARTEMVVGARKEAERSTPDGCTAALALPEASADGVLLHGQNWDWRAECAETGVVLRIRRDDGPDILTFTEAGGLARSGLNSAGIGLTANALECDRDYRRGPGVPLPFIRRKVLESGYLAEAVRTVFSTPRLGSNHMAVSHCGGEAFGFECAPDETFWLAPDRGLYVHANHWISDVARAKVTDTGLAETPCSIYRDKRVRNRLSSARGKLTLEDLRQAFFDDYASPWSVCRPPRPNNRGAMVATTAMILMRPGEGHLEACPMPALNRQFTTYSLTPDRSAQRQAAE, from the coding sequence ATGACCGCCTATGCGCCCTTTCCCCTGATCGACCTCCGGGGCGGTCCGCGCGAGCGCGGGCGCAGCCATGGCAAGGCGGTCCCCGGGCGCATCGGGCGCGGCATCAAGATGTATGCCGAGTCGCTTCTGAAGAACGGTGTCGATTGGAGAGAACTGGAGCGCCGGGCCGACGCCATGGTGCCGATGATCGAGACGTTCGATCCGGCCTACGTCGAGGAGATGCGCGGCATCGCCGAGGGATCGGGCGAGCCGTTCGCCGGCGTGGTGCTGATGAACGCGCGCACCGAGATGGTGGTCGGTGCCCGCAAGGAGGCCGAGCGTTCGACTCCCGACGGCTGCACCGCGGCGCTGGCGCTGCCCGAGGCGAGCGCCGACGGCGTGCTGCTGCACGGCCAGAACTGGGACTGGCGTGCCGAATGCGCCGAGACGGGCGTGGTGCTGCGCATCCGCCGCGACGACGGGCCGGACATCCTGACCTTCACCGAGGCGGGAGGATTGGCGCGCTCGGGCCTCAATTCGGCCGGCATCGGCTTGACGGCGAACGCGCTCGAATGCGACCGCGACTATCGGCGCGGCCCGGGCGTGCCGTTGCCCTTCATCCGCCGCAAGGTGCTGGAGAGCGGCTACCTCGCCGAGGCGGTGCGCACCGTCTTCTCGACGCCCCGACTCGGTTCGAACCACATGGCGGTGAGCCATTGCGGGGGCGAGGCCTTCGGCTTCGAATGCGCGCCCGACGAGACCTTCTGGCTGGCGCCCGATCGCGGTCTCTACGTGCACGCCAATCACTGGATCTCCGACGTCGCGCGGGCCAAGGTGACGGATACCGGTCTTGCCGAGACGCCCTGCTCGATCTATCGCGACAAGCGCGTGCGCAACCGGCTTTCGTCCGCGCGCGGCAAGCTCACGCTGGAAGACCTGCGGCAGGCCTTCTTCGACGACTACGCTTCGCCGTGGTCGGTGTGCCGCCCGCCGCGCCCCAACAATCGCGGCGCGATGGTCGCGACGACGGCGATGATCCTGATGCGGCCGGGCGAGGGCCATCTCGAGGCCTGCCCGATGCCGGCGCTCAACCGCCAGTTCACGACCTACAGCCTGACACCGGACCGCAGCGCGCAAAGGCAGGCGGCGGAGTGA
- the cysK gene encoding cysteine synthase A — MPKESPAAEFRGRIYGDITETMGATPLVRLNRLPARDGIKAEILAKLEFFNPMSSVKDRIGVAMIDAAEKAGKIKPGVSTIIEPTSGNTGIGLAFVAAARGYKVIFTMPDSMSIERRKMLRFLGARLELTPREKGMKGSIARAEELLKEVPDSFMPQQFQNPANPAVHVRTTAEEILKDTGGKLDVFVAGVGTGGTVTGVGHVLKQRLPSARVVAVEPEASPVLSGGQHSPHPIQGIGAGFVPDVLDRKVIDEVVKVANADAFRNARDMAAMEGIPIGISGGAAIAAALAVGARPENAGKRVIVIVPDFAERYLSTALFEGLD, encoded by the coding sequence ATGCCCAAGGAGAGTCCGGCCGCCGAGTTCCGCGGCCGCATCTACGGCGACATCACCGAGACCATGGGCGCCACGCCGCTCGTGCGCCTCAACCGCCTGCCGGCGCGCGACGGCATCAAGGCCGAAATCCTCGCCAAGCTCGAATTCTTCAATCCGATGTCGTCGGTCAAGGATCGCATCGGCGTGGCGATGATCGATGCCGCCGAGAAGGCCGGCAAGATCAAGCCCGGCGTCTCGACGATCATCGAGCCGACGTCGGGCAATACCGGCATCGGGCTCGCCTTCGTCGCCGCCGCGCGCGGCTACAAGGTGATCTTCACGATGCCCGATTCGATGTCGATCGAGCGACGCAAGATGCTGCGCTTCCTGGGCGCGCGGCTGGAACTCACGCCGCGCGAGAAAGGCATGAAGGGCTCGATCGCGCGCGCCGAGGAACTCCTGAAGGAAGTGCCCGACAGCTTCATGCCGCAGCAGTTCCAGAATCCGGCCAACCCGGCCGTGCACGTGCGCACCACGGCCGAGGAGATCCTGAAGGATACTGGCGGCAAGCTCGATGTCTTCGTGGCCGGCGTCGGCACCGGCGGCACGGTCACCGGCGTCGGCCACGTCCTGAAGCAGCGCCTGCCGTCGGCCAGGGTCGTCGCCGTCGAGCCCGAAGCGAGCCCCGTGCTCTCGGGCGGACAGCACTCGCCGCATCCCATCCAGGGCATCGGCGCGGGCTTCGTGCCCGACGTCCTCGACCGCAAGGTGATCGACGAGGTGGTCAAGGTGGCCAATGCCGACGCCTTCAGGAACGCCCGCGACATGGCCGCGATGGAAGGCATTCCCATCGGCATTTCCGGCGGCGCGGCGATTGCGGCTGCGCTGGCGGTCGGAGCGCGGCCGGAGAACGCCGGCAAGCGTGTGATCGTGATCGTGCCCGATTTCGCCGAGCGCTATCTCTCGACGGCGCTGTTCGAGGGCCTCGATTAG
- a CDS encoding enoyl-CoA hydratase/isomerase family protein produces MNDTVLWEIDRRGVASVTLNRPQVNNAYNGDLIAGLHVAMDALGRERNLRIVVLRGRGRHFQAGADLAWISAVAKQSPQENEAVSRLTAEAIRRLDTCPVPTLALIQGGCFGGGTGIAAACDVVVASEDAIFSIAETRWGLMAGIILPQLCQAMGLRQARRYALTGERFGAEEARRLGLVHEVCPTGGLEEAGTKIVEAVLMNAPRATTATKLRSLASARAFVDDGELRDLIDEHARTRQQDEATEGLASFREKRKPGWYPG; encoded by the coding sequence GTGAACGACACCGTCCTGTGGGAGATCGACCGGCGCGGCGTCGCCTCGGTCACGCTCAACCGGCCGCAGGTCAACAACGCCTACAACGGTGACCTCATCGCCGGCCTGCATGTGGCAATGGATGCGCTGGGCCGCGAACGCAATTTGCGGATCGTCGTGCTGCGCGGGCGCGGCAGGCACTTCCAGGCCGGCGCCGATCTCGCCTGGATCAGCGCCGTCGCCAAGCAGTCGCCGCAGGAGAACGAGGCGGTGAGCCGGCTGACGGCCGAGGCGATCCGCCGTCTCGACACCTGTCCGGTGCCGACACTGGCCCTGATCCAGGGCGGCTGCTTCGGCGGCGGCACCGGCATCGCGGCGGCCTGCGACGTCGTGGTGGCGAGCGAGGACGCGATCTTCTCCATCGCCGAGACGCGCTGGGGCCTGATGGCCGGCATCATCCTGCCGCAGCTCTGCCAGGCGATGGGCCTGCGCCAGGCGCGGCGCTATGCGCTGACCGGCGAGCGCTTCGGCGCCGAGGAAGCGCGACGGCTGGGGCTGGTGCACGAGGTCTGCCCGACCGGCGGCCTCGAGGAAGCCGGCACCAAGATCGTCGAGGCGGTGCTGATGAACGCGCCGCGCGCCACGACGGCGACCAAGCTGCGCTCGCTTGCGTCGGCACGCGCCTTCGTCGATGACGGCGAGCTGCGCGACCTGATCGACGAGCACGCCCGCACGCGCCAGCAGGACGAGGCGACCGAGGGCCTGGCGAGCTTCAGGGAGAAGCGGAAGCCCGGCTGGTATCCGGGCTAA
- a CDS encoding nuclear transport factor 2 family protein encodes MPDAIDDLFRRFGKAFNKADVEEIAACVTDDFEWRLSAGGAPSGRVLKGKEGLRRHFADKSRAHREARYSEARIHRAGDKLFGTFRVTGIDADGKPFDRYGIDLYEVRDGKIALKDSYLKAD; translated from the coding sequence ATGCCCGACGCCATAGACGACCTGTTCCGCCGTTTCGGCAAGGCCTTCAACAAGGCCGATGTCGAGGAGATCGCCGCCTGCGTCACCGACGACTTCGAGTGGCGTCTCAGCGCCGGAGGCGCGCCGTCCGGCCGCGTGCTGAAGGGCAAGGAAGGCCTCCGGCGCCACTTCGCCGACAAGAGCCGGGCGCATCGCGAGGCGCGCTACTCGGAAGCGCGCATCCATCGCGCGGGCGACAAGCTGTTCGGCACCTTCCGCGTCACCGGCATCGACGCCGACGGCAAGCCGTTCGACCGCTATGGCATCGATCTCTACGAGGTGCGCGACGGCAAGATCGCGCTCAAGGACAGCTATCTCAAGGCCGACTGA
- a CDS encoding LysR family transcriptional regulator, translated as MAAFVRVVDAKGFSAAAPSLGLTPSAVSKLVTRLETRLGVRLLQRTTRAIHLTAEGQVFYAAARRIVGEIEQLESEISDQRGTPHGPLRVTTSLAFSTHRLAPIIGEFLESYPAVQLELIPTDRVVDLVEEGIDVAIRVGRMPDTSFMARKIGDDIRLICAAPSYIARRGMPRRPEELTRHECINRERLYLNRWAFRVDGQIREIEVGGRITVNEGEAQMRLALQGLGIVRLTRLTVADSIRRGELIPLLEEFSAEEPVPIHAVYPHRRHLAPKVTAFVNFVIEKFSPPPWEL; from the coding sequence ATGGCGGCCTTCGTCAGGGTCGTCGATGCCAAGGGCTTCTCGGCGGCCGCACCGTCGCTCGGGCTGACGCCGTCGGCCGTCAGCAAGCTGGTGACCCGGCTCGAGACCCGGCTCGGCGTGCGCCTGCTGCAGCGGACCACCCGCGCGATCCATCTGACCGCCGAAGGCCAGGTGTTCTATGCCGCGGCACGGCGCATCGTCGGCGAGATCGAGCAGCTCGAATCGGAGATCAGCGACCAGCGCGGAACGCCCCACGGGCCCTTGCGCGTCACGACCTCGCTCGCGTTTTCAACCCATCGTCTGGCGCCCATCATCGGCGAGTTCCTCGAGAGCTACCCGGCGGTCCAACTCGAGCTGATCCCGACCGATCGCGTGGTCGATCTGGTCGAGGAAGGAATCGACGTCGCCATCCGGGTCGGCAGGATGCCAGACACCAGCTTCATGGCGCGCAAGATCGGCGACGACATCCGGCTGATCTGCGCCGCGCCGAGCTACATCGCCCGGCGCGGCATGCCCCGGCGGCCCGAGGAGCTGACACGCCACGAATGCATCAACCGCGAACGGCTCTACCTCAATCGATGGGCGTTCCGCGTCGACGGACAGATCCGCGAGATCGAGGTCGGCGGGCGCATCACCGTCAACGAGGGCGAGGCCCAGATGCGGCTGGCGCTGCAGGGCCTGGGGATCGTACGGCTGACCCGCCTCACGGTCGCCGATTCGATCAGGCGCGGCGAGCTCATCCCGCTGCTGGAGGAATTCTCGGCCGAGGAACCCGTGCCGATTCATGCGGTGTATCCGCATCGGCGGCACCTCGCCCCAAAGGTGACGGCCTTCGTCAATTTCGTCATCGAGAAGTTTTCGCCGCCGCCCTGGGAGCTATAG
- a CDS encoding glycosyltransferase family 4 protein, with translation MNIAYAYEYRADDITVRSGHPYFMLGQLEKRAGVSRLFPLDRRIRAAFAPRFLLHRLRGRTYHPDREPFLLKSFATQVESRLADADVLFSPSSTATCFVDAGLPKVFSADATFANVVEAYDEYRNCAATYLRQAHAQEARALATCAAAVYPSHFAARSAIEDYGADPAKVHVLPYGANISVPSLHAVEAAIASRALDPLRVLFVGREWHRKGGDIVVAACEVARRRGQRLTLDIVGIGTVPQELPAFARSHGPLRKSDPAQSRRLEWLLAESDLLFMPSRVENYGIAFSEAAAYGIPSLSCAVGGIPTVVRAGMSGYLLPPDSPPEAYADVLSDCVSDRARYVALCRSARRFHDRELAWDRFGENLIEILNAARR, from the coding sequence ATGAATATCGCGTATGCGTACGAGTATCGTGCCGACGACATCACCGTCAGGTCCGGCCATCCCTACTTCATGCTCGGTCAGCTCGAGAAGAGAGCCGGCGTGTCGCGCCTCTTTCCGCTCGACCGGCGGATTCGCGCCGCCTTCGCGCCCCGGTTTCTGTTGCACCGATTGCGCGGCCGGACCTACCACCCCGATCGCGAGCCATTCCTGCTGAAGTCCTTCGCGACTCAGGTCGAGAGCAGGTTGGCGGACGCCGACGTCCTGTTCTCGCCCAGTTCCACGGCGACTTGCTTCGTCGATGCTGGCCTGCCCAAGGTCTTCTCCGCCGACGCCACTTTCGCCAATGTCGTGGAAGCCTACGACGAGTACCGCAATTGCGCCGCTACCTACCTCCGACAGGCGCATGCCCAGGAGGCACGCGCCCTGGCGACGTGCGCGGCGGCGGTCTATCCGTCGCACTTCGCCGCGCGCAGCGCCATCGAGGACTACGGCGCCGATCCCGCCAAGGTGCATGTGCTGCCCTACGGCGCCAACATCAGCGTGCCCTCGCTCCACGCCGTCGAGGCGGCGATTGCCTCGCGGGCGCTCGATCCGTTGCGTGTCCTGTTCGTCGGCCGCGAATGGCATCGCAAGGGCGGCGACATCGTCGTGGCGGCCTGCGAGGTCGCCCGTCGCCGGGGCCAGCGCCTGACGCTCGACATCGTCGGTATCGGCACGGTTCCCCAGGAATTGCCGGCCTTTGCGCGAAGCCACGGCCCGCTCCGCAAGAGCGACCCCGCCCAAAGTCGCCGGCTGGAGTGGCTGCTGGCCGAATCCGACCTGCTGTTCATGCCGTCGCGCGTCGAGAATTACGGGATAGCGTTCAGCGAGGCGGCGGCCTATGGCATCCCGTCGCTGAGCTGCGCCGTCGGCGGCATTCCCACCGTCGTGCGAGCCGGAATGTCCGGCTACCTGTTGCCGCCCGACAGTCCGCCGGAAGCATATGCCGACGTGTTGAGCGACTGCGTGTCGGATCGCGCCCGGTATGTGGCGCTCTGTCGGTCGGCTCGACGATTCCACGATCGCGAACTCGCCTGGGACCGCTTCGGCGAGAATCTCATCGAGATTCTGAATGCCGCGAGACGTTGA